Proteins encoded by one window of Microplitis mediator isolate UGA2020A chromosome 1, iyMicMedi2.1, whole genome shotgun sequence:
- the LOC130667115 gene encoding myb-like protein X has product MEPSKADKTKMIKINNNFVLLRKDVKAARLAVIRKLTKKLAAMKAKKSKNPDVKDKIEKLYSQVMEIKKFKNTKLFDKVSIFAMKNTLNLQQILSDSKFDARIKALGRLAFFKILKNSIDKFKKNNPEYSSWLEYKEKLKPKKNKKDKDKNSDKKVEGDGDGENGVTGANKIKKDKNKKDGKDKKDKIRGKDKRALDDDDDDDDNGDEKEIGVSGAKKIKKDCEDDGQDEVEQEKEDVSDENSEDEDEEEDEDKDDDEINEDQDKEDKQVNDRLKKSITKTSKMSNKRLIVKKNDNGKKDDDDDNNKDDDIDKKKDDEANKVKFKRVIDPFFVSDDNNPIYLDIPLKPEADNDNDNREHENRRDMRSKMRRPDRDTFNFDRRNDRFNNDRNKFSNDRNKFSNDRNKFSNDRNKLNNDKRYSSDKNKFNKQKINDSSYSNKSSGFKKATNNVKKDKNENNAELHPSWAARKKQQDILKQGFQGKKIVFNDDD; this is encoded by the exons atggAGCCTAGTAAAGCAgacaaaacaaaaatgattaaaataaataataat TTTGTATTATTGAGGAAAGATGTTAAAGCTGCGCGTCTCGCAGTAATTCGaaagttgactaaaaaattggCGGCAATGAAAGCCAAGAAGAGTAAAAATCCCGACGTtaaagataaaattgaaaaattatattcacaagttatggaaataaaaaaatttaaaaacactaAGCTGTTTGATAAagtatcaatatttgcaaTGAAAAATACGCTTAATTTACAACAAATTTTGTCTGATAGTAAATTCGATGCTAGGATAAAAGCATTGGGCAGATtggcatttttcaaaattttgaaaaatagtatcgataaatttaaaaaaaataatccagaGTATTCTAGTTGGTTGGAATATAAGGAGAAACTCAAacctaagaaaaataaaaaagataaagataaaaatagtGATAAGAAAGTCGAGGGTGATGGCGACGGGGAAAATGGAGTAACTGGagctaataaaataaaaaaagataagaATAAGAAAGATGGAAAAGATAAGAAGGATAAAATTCGTGGTAAAGATAAAAGGGCTTTggatgacgatgatgatgatgacgataaTGGAGACGAAAAGGAAATTGGAGTTTCTggagctaaaaaaattaaaaaagattgtGAAGATGATGGTCAGGATGAAGTCGAGCAAGAAAAGGAGGATGTGAGTGACGAGAATAGtgaagatgaagatgaagagGAAGATGAAGATAAAGATGATGATGAAATTAATGAAGATCAAGATAAAGAAGATAAACAAGTTAATGATCGTTTGAAAAAATCTATTACGAAGACCAGTAAAATGAGTAATAAAAGACTGATTGTTAAAAAGAATGATAATGGTAAAAaagatgatgacgatgataataataaagatgATGACATTGATAAAAAGAAAGATGATGAAGCAAATAAAGTTAAGTTTAAACGTGTAATTGATCCATTCTTCGTTTCTGATGACAATAATcctatttatttagatattccTCTAAAACCTGAAgctgataatgataatgataataggGAACATGAAAATAGACGGGATATGAGAAGTAAAATGAGAAGACCAGATCGtgatacttttaattttgatagaaGAAATGATAGATTTAATAACgacagaaataaatttagtaacgacagaaataaatttagcaacgacagaaataaatttagtaatgacagaaataaattaaataatgataaaagatattcaagtgataaaaataaattcaataaacaaaagataaatgactcaagttatagtaataaatcaagtggatttaaaaaagcaacgaataatgtaaaaaaagataaaaatgaaaataatgctGAGTTGCATCCGTCATGGGCGGCCCGTAAAAAACaacaagatattttaaaacaagggttccaaggaaaaaaaattgtttttaatgacGATGATTAA
- the LOC130667135 gene encoding protein giant-lens, with the protein MKMKIEFFFAFIYFGLLTTSSGSMLKFDEESEEYLGEYLSIDDIRFLMELKEFRDAAIEIDLVDIKNKKHRHAHHSHQKPRVLYQIGSSEKELPECTKNEVCSKVDLYGTPWVERQCRCPEGHSCPKSLHAADGHTIVDKTRQYKLCEPVRRLPICRYFKDVTWTLAPGSGPRNTTIQKINCRCRPGSVPYLVKRQPHRTSDGSPNFIYSFACSPQSRIRCQAKEPCRLFTVRKRHSPQLEEVVASPLCQCSTGRKCPKKHTDPGSIPARSYSGFELKIYSGFCIPTHENEPIYVV; encoded by the exons atgaaaatgaagattgaatttttttttgcgtttatatattttggatTGTTGACAACAAGTAGTGGTAGTATGCTAAAATTTGATGAAGAGAGTGAGGAATATTTGGGAGAATATTTGTCGATAGATGACATCAGATTTCTGATGGAACTTAAAGAGTTTCGAGATGCTGCGATCGAAATCGATTTGGTTGATATCAAAAACAAGAAACATCGTCACGCGCATCATTCACATCAGAAGCCGCGGGTGCTTTATCAGATTGGG agtagCGAGAAGGAGCTACCAGAATGTACGAAGAATGAGGTCTGCAGCAAAGTTGACCTCTACGGTACTCCCTGGGTCGAGAGACAATGTAGATGCCCGGAAGGACATAGTTGTCCGAAAAGTCTCCATGCTGCTGACGGACATACAATAGTGGATAAAACCAGACAGTACAAGCTCTGCGAACCCGTCAGGAGATTGCCCATTTGTCGGTACTTCAA agatGTAACGTGGACATTGGCTCCAGGCAGTGGTCCCAGAAATACAacgatacaaaaaataaattgccgTTGTCGACCTGGCAGTGTTCCATATCTTGTTAAAAGACAGCCACACAGAACTTCTGATGGAAGtcctaattttatatattcatttgCATGTTCACCGCAAagt AGAATACGTTGTCAGGCAAAAGAACCGTGTCGTTTATTTACAGTACGCAAAAGACACAGTCCACAATTAGAAGAAGTTGTAGCGTCTCCACTGTGTCAGTGTTCGACGGGCCGTAAATGTCCGAAAAAACACACCGATCCAGGATCAATACCGGCAAGATCTTACTCAGGATttgaacttaaaatttatagcgGTTTCTGCATACCAACGCACGAGAACGAGCCAATCTATGTAGTGTGA